A stretch of DNA from bacterium:
TCCCTTTTGCAAGTTGCCAGAGGGATACTCTTATGATAGCTTTTGCCTTTTACTTTGAAGCGGTAAAACCAAGTTCCGCTTTTAGATTGATATACACTCATACCCTACCTCATATATTTACAATTCCAATAATTCCCACAAATTAAAAAGCAAAGCAAGGCTCCTAGTCCAGCTTTGCACCATTTTCAAGCCAAGAATACAACTTGCTCTTGACAAAAAGTATTTTCCTGCCTAATTTCAGGTAAACTTCTTTAGGAAACCTTTTTCTTTTACTGCCACCGTTTTTGCCCGATTCACAGGTATAACTGTAGATAGTTTTTTCTGAAATTTGTAAAAATTCCGCTACTTGTTCTACGGAAAGCAGTTCTAAACTTGGATCAAATTCGTTAATAGCCATTTCTCTCTACCCCATTTCTCTAATAATCACTAATTTTTCGGGGTGTTTCTGTATGATTCCTGTTATTTCTTTTATCGGTATCAATTTTTCGTTGTATTCTGCAAACACCCTTTCTTTAAAATATAATTTTTGCGGAATTTTACTCACACGAAATAGAAAAGATATAAAAATATGTCTACTTAAACTTTTAAAGTTAGCTATTTAAACTCTTAAAATTAATTCTGTTCAAAAAATTACTGAGGGGGCTTATAAAGGATGACAAAGTTAATTTAAAAAGAAGTGCTGTAAAAATTTATATTTTGTAATAACATTGCGTTAAAGTAATGTTAAAAATAAGCTGTATAGTGAGTGTTTGAGTATGCAAGAAAAAGAATTTGACTCCGAATACTGTTATAATTGTGAAACTCCTTTACTGTATCCTAAAAAACCATGTCCTAACTGTGGATACAAAAACAATGATAAAGCGGCAGTTTCTGAAGCACCTATATTA
This window harbors:
- a CDS encoding helix-turn-helix domain-containing protein → MAINEFDPSLELLSVEQVAEFLQISEKTIYSYTCESGKNGGSKRKRFPKEVYLKLGRKILFVKSKLYSWLENGAKLD